The Gopherus evgoodei ecotype Sinaloan lineage unplaced genomic scaffold, rGopEvg1_v1.p scaffold_54_arrow_ctg1, whole genome shotgun sequence genome has a segment encoding these proteins:
- the LOC115643262 gene encoding olfactory receptor 51E1-like has protein sequence MGNFTILFTVKMELNLHEPMYYFLCMLAVTSLVLYTSTLPKMLAIFWLNSREINFNACLTQTYFIHCFLAMESGILVAMALDHFVAICHPLRHTTTLMNPLVAKIGLAVVLLGFIVVLSYPLLPRQWPYCRTNIIPQPYCLHIAMVNLACADTRVSSYYGLFGSHHLCHEQICPNVPLHFNVLIANLYVLLPPMINPIIYGVKTKQIRDRLLWLFTNKGA, from the exons atggggaacttcaccatcctgttcactGTGAAAATGGAGCTGaacctccatgagcccatgtactatttcctctgcatgctggctgtcaccaGCCTGGTCCTGTATACATCCACCCTGCCCAAAATGCTGGCAATTTTCTGGCTCAATTCCAGAGAGATCAATTTCaatgcctgcctcacccagacgtacttcattcactgcttcttaGCAATGGAGTCTGGGATTCTCGTAGCCATGGCTTTGGATCACTTtgtggccatctgccatcccTTAAGACATACCACCACTCTGATGAACCCCCTGGTGGCCAAGATTGGCCTGGCCGTGGTGCTGCTTGGTTTCATAGTTGTATTATCCTATCCCTTACTGCCAAGACAATGGCcttattgcagaaccaacataaTCCCCCAGCCGTACTGCCTGCACATAGCTATGGTGAACCTAGCCTGTGCCGACACCCGTGTCAGTAGTTACTACGGCCTCTTTGG ATCTCATCATCTCTGTCATGAACAGATTTGCCCAAATGTGCCCCTGCATTTCAACGTTCTCATTGCCAACCTGTACGTCTTGCTGCCACCCATgataaaccccatcatctacggtGTGAAGACCAAACAGATCCGGGACAGGCTGCTCTGGCTCTTTACTAATAAAGGGGCCTAA